A genomic stretch from Armatimonadota bacterium includes:
- a CDS encoding response regulator: MATAGGATILIVDDHERARALYRALLTREGYQVWEASRGEDALEILRSRRPDLILLDLYLPTLSGYEVLERLRADDATRTIPVIILSVEDDQDAIARGLRLGAADYLVKGFTPPRDVLGKIRGLLEKPGHRGRLAAYRLHVVEGRGDAARLAQDFGFPRLLECPECRVALEAEFLPEDSRPSGSWFRAHFVCPRCGRAF; the protein is encoded by the coding sequence ATGGCGACGGCCGGCGGCGCGACCATCCTGATCGTGGACGACCACGAGCGCGCGCGGGCCCTGTACCGCGCCCTCCTGACCCGGGAGGGATATCAGGTGTGGGAGGCCAGCCGGGGAGAGGACGCCCTGGAGATCCTGCGCTCCCGTCGCCCGGACCTGATCCTGCTGGACCTGTACCTGCCCACGCTGTCAGGGTACGAGGTCCTGGAACGGCTGCGCGCCGACGACGCGACGCGGACCATCCCGGTGATCATCCTCTCGGTGGAGGACGACCAGGATGCCATCGCCCGCGGGCTGCGGCTGGGCGCTGCCGACTACCTGGTCAAGGGGTTTACGCCGCCGCGGGACGTGTTGGGCAAAATCCGCGGCCTCCTGGAAAAGCCCGGGCACCGGGGGCGGCTGGCCGCCTATCGCCTGCACGTGGTGGAAGGCCGCGGCGACGCTGCCCGCCTCGCGCAGGATTTCGGCTTCCCCCGCCTGCTGGAGTGCCCGGAGTGCCGGGTTGCGCTGGAGGCAGAGTTCCTCCCCGAGGACAGCCGCCCGTCGGGGTCCTGGTTTCGGGCGCATTTTGTCTGTCCCCGCTGCGGGCGCGCGTTTTGA